Genomic segment of Myxococcus stipitatus:
AGCACGATGCGGTGGAGCGTGCCCACCTGTCGGATGACGCCGGGCTCGTGGATGGCGGTGGACATGTACGTCGTCCCGCCGATGACCGTGGGCTCTCCCACGGCGGCGGCGACCTCCGACGGACTGTCCACGCCGTTCTGGAGCGTGACGACCGCGGCGCCAGGGCCTCCCAGCGCGGGCCGCTCCGACGCGGCGACCAGGGCCTTCACCTGCGGCAGCACGCTGGCGACGTCGTAGTTCTTCACCGCGAGGACCACCACGTCCACGGGCCCCAGCCGGGCGGCGTCCTCCTCGGCGCGGACGGGGACGGTGAAGTCTCCCTCCGCGCTCAGGATGGTGAGCCCCCGCTCGCGCATGGCGCTCAGGTGCGCCCCGCGCGCGAGGAAGCGCACGTCATGTCCCGCGCGCACCAGCCGCGCGCCGTAGTAGCCGCCCACTCCTCCTGAACCCACGATGGCGAATCGCATGGCGCGGGAGGATAGCGGAGCGGCGCGGCCACGCCACGGGGCTTGCGCGGGAGGACGGGGACTTCGCGCGAGTGCCCCCGCGTCAAGCCGGGCTCAGCCCGCGAGTGGACGGATGCGCGTGCCCGTGTCCCAGCCGAGCGCGCCGCGGGCGGCCAGCACGTCCGCGCGGGGCGTCCGGGCCTGGGCGACGTAGGCGGCGGTGGCTTCGGGGGAGGCGCAGACGGGGAGGATGCGCTCGGGAACCATCATGTCGCTGACGAAGGCATCCGCCACGAGCGTGTCGCGGCTCGCGGCGACCAGCAGGTCGATGAGGTGCGGAGGAGGCGGCTCGAGCAGCGCGTTGCTCCAGTGCGTCGTCGGCGCGACGGCGGCCCACATGCGGGCGTCGGTGTCGCGGCAGAAGGCCTCGTCGAAGGGACGCTCCGCCAGGAGCGCGTCCGTGATGGCGTGGGCCAAGGTGAAGGCGGACGCGGAGGCGCCGTTGGCGCCCTGTCCCGCGACGGGGTCGTTCGTCACGTGTGTGTCGCCCACCGCCATCACGAAGCGGCCCTCGCCCAGCGGGGCCCACGCGCGGCGCACGGCGGGGGTGAAGCCTCCCTGGAGGAAGTCGAGCGGACCGCGCACGCCGAACTCCGTCGGGTCGATGCGCTCGTACGTCGCGGGCGCGAAGCGGCGCATGACCTCCAGCAGCGACGCGTCGAACGCGGCCGGGTCGTCGTCGCGCTTGCGCGAGATGAGCGCCGCGAGCTCCGTGCCGGGAATCGCCTCGATGAGCGTGCTGGGGACGCGGCCGTGGCGGGTGATGATCTGCGACTCGAAGACCTCGCCCTGACCCGGAATCAGGTTCGTGTGCATGCTGGTCGGCTGCGGCATGCGCAGGCCCTTGAGCAGCGCGGCGAACAGCACCCGCGGCGGCTTCGTGTGCGGCGACAGCTCCGGGATGCGCGGGAACAACCCGGTGAGTCCATGGCGTCCGGTGGCGACGACCATCAGCGTGTGGCGGCTGGCCAGCTTCTCCAGCATGACGGCGTCCACCGGCAGGACCTCCAGCCGCCCCCCGCGCTCCGCGAAGGCCTCCGCGAGCCGAGGCTGGTAGACGCGATAGTCCACGCACAGGCTCGGCTCGCTCAGCTGGCCGTGCACGGAGAACGGCTGCGGGGCCTGCACGTGGATGGCAAGCCGCTTCATCGCCAGCTCCGGCACCCCCCAGAAGTCCACCCACACCTCCCGCTCACGTGCTCGCGTGGGCGCATGGTGCGTCACGGTGTTCAGGAGTCGCCCGGTGCGAACCGCGTCCGGCTCCTGCTCTGTGTAGAGGGTCACCGGAATCCCCTGGGCGAGAAGCTTCAGACCCAGGTGCAGACCCGCGGTGCCGGCTCCAACGATTCCAATGCTCGCCATCTGCCTCTCCTTCACTTTTTCCAAGTCGAAAGACTGAGGTCGGGGAAGCGTCTCCCCGGGATGTGGGGTTCCCCAGGTGTTCCAGGGTGCGCGGGGCTGCATATCACAATGCGGGCGGAGTTCTTTAATTTCCCCATACACTGAGTCTCAGGGCCAGACGGGTCCCCCTGCACCCGTTCGGGACTGGATGAAGTGATTCCGGGTTGGGGGCGGACAGTCGGCGACCGTACAGTCGAGGGATGAGCGCGGCCCTGGATGTGGTGCTGGAGGTCGGTGACGTCACCGAAGTGACGGCGGATGTTGCCCTGTTCAAATATGCACAAAGGCTGTACGGCGCGGCCGAAGCCGTGGCGCGGCGGCTGGAAGTGGTGGGCGTTCCGCCCTCGCAGGTGATGGTGGAGCCGGGGGAGTTCCGCTTCGTGGAGACGCGGGGCGTGGTGGGCTCGCCGCTGGCGCTCTTCCTGGGCACGGTGCGGCTGGGCGCGTTCGGCTACCACGAGATTCGCCAGTTCACGCAGCGCGCGCTGAAGGCGATGGAGTCACGGCAGGGGCTCAAGCACGTGGTGAGCACGGTGCACGGGCCCAACTACGGCCTGGACGAGGACGAGGCGGTGCTGGCGCTCGTCGGCGGCCTCATCGAGGCGTTCCAGCGAGGCGTTGGACCTCAGGGGTTGGAGCGCTTCACGCTGGTGGAGCTGGACAACCGCCGCGCGCTGCGGCTTCGGCGCGCGCTGGAGAAGGGCCTGGGCGGCACCTCGGGCGTGGAGCCCTTGCCGGGCGGAGGCTTCCGCGTGCGCAGGGACCGGGCCTTCGTGCAGGCGCCGGTGATGGCCACCGCGGGCGCGGTGTCGATGGCGAAGCCGCATGCCTTCGTCGCCATGCCCTTCACGCCCGAGTTGGAGGACACGTACCACTACGGCATCCAGGGGCCGGTGAAGTCGGTGGGCCTGCTGTGCGAGCGCGTGGACCAGGCCGTGTTCGACGGGCCCATCATCCAGCGCATCAAGGAGCGCATCGACACCGCGAAGGTCGTCATCGCGGACCTGTCGCTGGCGAACCCCAACGTGTACCTGGAGGTCGGCTACGCGTGGGGCAAGGGCCGGCCCACGCTGCTGCTCGTGCGCGACGTGAAGGAGCTGCGCTTCGACGTGGCCTCGTACCGGTGCATCGTCTACCGGAGCATCCGGGAGCTGGAGACGCTGCTGACGCGGGAGCTGGAGCGGATGGACTTCGGCCGCCCCGTGTGAGGTGACTACCAGCTGCGCGCCGCGACGGCCCAGGTGTCCGTCACGGTGCCGCCGCGCAGGACGTGCAGCCGCTCGTGCAGGTTGACGGCGGCGCAGACGTGGTTCGGGACGACCCGCACGAGGTCCCCCACGCGCGGACGCCACGACGTGGCGGAGACGTCCAGCAGGCCATGCTCCTCGGAGACGTTCCGGACGATGACGTCTGGCTGGTCCAGCAGCGCGCCGTAGCCACCCTCGGGGGCGAGGCCCTCTTCCTTGGCCAGGGCCTTGGAGCCCGCGTCGATGACCACCTGGCCGGGCACGGCGGTGCTCACCACGGTGGCCAGTACGGAGAAGGCGCAGTCGTCCCACGCACAGGCGCCGAGGGACGCGGTGTTGCGATCATTCAGCACGTTGATGCCCGGGCGGATCTCCGTCAGGCCCTTCACCTCGTGGGAGCGCCAGAGCATCGGCGTGGAGCCGCCGCTGACGACCTCGGGCTTCAGCTGCTCGCGCTCCAGTACCTCCAGGAACGCCCCCAGCCGCGTGTTCTGCTCCCGCACGGCTTCATCTTGCTGGTGCAGCGGCGCACGCACGTGCCCGGGATAGAAGATGACGCCGCGCCAGGTCATCGAAGGGGAGGCCGCAATCGCCCGGGCCAGCGCCACGGCCTGCTCCGGTGTCTTGACGCCCACGCGGCGCATGCCCAGGTCCAGCTCCACCAGCACGCCGATGTCGCGCCCGGCCTGCTGGGCCGCGCGGCTCAGGGCGGCGAGGGACTCGAGCGAGTCGAGCGCCACGGTGAGCTTCGTGCGCGGCGGCAGGGAGAGGAGCTTCGCGAGCCGGGCCGTGCCCACGGGTGGGTAGGCGAAGAGGATGTCCGGGGTGACGGTGGCCATGACCTCGGCCTCGCGTGGGGTGGCGACGGTGGCTCCCACGGCGCCGGCGGCGAGCTGGAGCGCGGTGAGCTCCGCCGTCTTGTGGGTCTTCGTGTGGGGGCGCCAGTGGAGCCCGTGCTCGCGCGTGTAGCGGGACACGCGCTGGAGGTTTGACTCCACGCGGTCCAGGTCCACGAGGGCGGCGGGCGTCATGAGCGCTGCGAGCGAGGCGTTCTCCATGCCGCGCATGCTGACACCGCGCGCGGTGCTGCTCCAGCGGAAGGCGTGAGACGCGACAAGGCCCGCCAGGTGTCCGGAGGCTCACTCCAGGACCCGGCGGGCCTCGTGTGACGGCAGGGAATGCCTGTTGCGCTACTTCTGCGCGGGCGCGGGCAGGTTCTTCGCGGGCGGCAGGTACTTCACGCCCAGCTGGCTGAAGATGAACGAGTACGCGTCCACCTCCTCCTCGATGCGCGCGCTGAGCGGGGTGCCGGATCCGTGGCCCGTCTCCGCGTCGGCGCGCAGGAGGATGGGGCCCTTGCCCGAGGTGGCCGCCTGCATCCGCGCCACCATCTTCCGCGAGTGGAACGGGTCCACGCGCGGGTCATTGGCGCCGGAGGTGAAGAGGACGGGCGGGTACTTCGCGCCGTCCTTCACGTTGTGGACGGGGGAGTAGGCGAGGAGCGCCTTGAACTGCTCGGGGTCCTTCACCGTGCCGTACTCGGTGACGTTGAACTGGCCGTTGGACGTGCGCTCCGAGCGGAGCATGTCGTAGAGGCCCACGCGGGCCACCACGGCGCCGTAGGCCTCCGGGTGCTGCGTGACGACGGCGCCCATCAGCAGGCCGCCGTTGCTGCCGCCCTGGATGGCCAGCTTCTTGGGCTGGGTGTACTTCTTCTCCACCAGCAGCTTCGCGCAGGCGTAGAAGTCGTCGAAGACGTTCTGCTTCTTCGTCAGCGAGCCCTCGGCGTGCCACTTCTCGCCGAACTCCGAGCCACCGCGCAGGTTGGCCACCGCGAAGACGCCGCCCTGCTCCAGCCACAGGCCCGCCAGCGGGTTGAAGCCCGGGGAGATGGAGATGTTGAAGCCGCCGTAGCCCGTGAGCAGCGCGGGGTTGTTGCCGTTGAGCGGGGTGCCCTTCTTCTTGAGGATGGTGAGGGGGACCTTGGTGCCGTCCTTCGACGTGGCCTCGGTGCGGATGACCTCCACGTCGCTCACGTCCAGCGGGCTGGTGCGCGCCAGGGCCGTCTTCGCCACCTGGCCGTCCTTGACGCTGAAGCGGTACCAGGCCTGCGGCTGCACGAAGCTGACGTTGCTGAAGTAGACGTCGTCACCGCCCGCGCTCACCAGGCCGCCCACCGACGACACCGGCGGCGTGGGGACGAGGCCCAGGTCCTTGCCCGTCAGGTCCACCATGCGCACCTGCGACGGGCCCCCGAGCTGCTCGTTGATGTACAGGCGTGTCTTGGCCGCGTAGACGCCCTGGATGCTGGCCTGGCCCTCGGGCACCAGCACGGTGGCCTTGTCCAGCGACGGCGTGGCCAGGGGCAGGCGCAGTACCTTGCCGCGCGGCGCGTCCTGACGGCTGAGCAGGTAGAGGTTGCCGTCGTGGCCGAACTGCGAGCCGATGACCTTGTCGGCGAACTTCGTCACCTGCGTCCATTTCCCCTCGGGGCCGTGGAGGAAGAGCATGAACTCGCCGCCGTCGCCGTTGGCGACCAGCGCGGACGTGTACTTGCCGTCCGGAGACGACTCCAGGTCGGTCATCGCGATGCGCGGGAAGTCCTTGCCCAGCGCGTACGTGTCCTTCTCCGTGGGCGTGCCCAGCTTGTGGAAGTACACCTGCTGGAAGAAGTCGCGGTCCTCGGGCGCGCGCTCCTCGCCGCGCGGATAGCGCGTGTAGAAGAAGCCCGTGCCGTCCGCGTTCCAGGCGACGCCGCCGCCCGCGGTGCCGCCGTTGACCCGCGGCACCAGCTCACCCGGCAGCTGCTTGCCCGTGGCCACGTCGTAGATGACGACGTCGCCGCTCTCGGTGCCCTTCTTCGACAGCGACACCGCCAGCTTCTTGCCGTCCCGCGTGGGGACGAAGAAGTCGATGGTGGTGTGGCCCGCCGGGTCCAGCACCATCGGGTCCAGCAGCACGCGCTCCTTCGACGTGTCGTCCACCGAGTCGAGCACCACCACGAACGGCTGCTGGCGGGGTGGCTGGAACTTCCCGGCGAAGAGGGTGCCGCCCGCCTCGGTCAGCTTGCCGTAGCCCGGCGACTTCCAGGTGAGCAGTTGGGTGATGCGCTGACGCAGCGGCTCGCGGCCGGGGAGCTTGTCCAGGATGGCGCGCGTGTGGGCGTTCTGCGCGTCGTTCCACTGCTTCACGCTCGCGTCGTCGGACGCCTCCAGCCACTGGTAGGGGTCCTGGACCTGGGTGTCGTGGTAGGTGTCCACCACTTCCTTCTTCGCCGTCACGGGTGGCTTGGACGGGCCCTTGCCCGCGGCGGGGGACGCCAGTGGCAGCAGCAAGGTCGCCGCGGCCAATGCGGTGGTCAGCTTCATTTGCACCTCGGGGGAATGGTGAAAGCGGACGCAGCCTGCCACGTCTCTTTCCCCCGCGGCGCGTGTTCCCCGCTGGGGAATGTCACCCTCGGACGCGCGTTCCCTGGGGTTGCGCCCAGGCGCGCGGTGCGTCAAGCGCGCCCCGGGAATCCCAAGATGCCCGACGTCACGGGGCGCGCAGGGGAAGCTCGACCAGCGCGGCGGCGAAGCGGTCGAAGGCCTCGTTGGCGGGCAGCGAGGTGCCGTCGTCCATGTTGCCCAGCATCAGCGCGAAGACGACGCGGGGATGCGCGGGGTCGCCGGGCCGGTCCACCACACCGGTGAAGCACTTCTGTCCGGAGAGGGTGCCCGTCTTCGCGCGGATGCGGCCCGCGGTGAGGGGCGTGACGGGCCGGGTGGCGAGCGTGCCGTCGACTCCCGCGATGGGCAGGCTGTCGACCAGCGCCGCGCCGTAGGGCTCCCGCAGGCTGGTGAAGATGACGCGCGCCAGTCCCCGCGCGGTGGCCAGGTTGTAGCGCGACAGGCCGCTGCCATCGACGGGGCGCAGGTCGCGGGCGGGGATGCCTCGGCGGGTGAGCTCCTGGGCCAGCGCGGTGCTCAGCGCGGAGTAGCCTTCCAGGCCACCCCGCTCGCGAGCGAAGCGCAGGCCCAGCCGCTCCGCGTAGAGGTTGAGGGACTGCTTGTTGGTGACCTTCACCAGCTCCGACAGCGGCGGGCTGACCAGGGTGACCAGGGGCTCCGGCGTCGGAGGACGCAGCGGGCCGGGGGCCTCCAGGGTGAAGGGCAGGCGGGGCACGCCGCGCTTCGTGAGCGCCTCCTCCACGCACGCGGCGAAGAGCACCTGGGGCTCGTCCACGGAGAGCTTCACGGTGGCGGAGCGAGGGCACTGGGTCGCGGAGGAGCGCCACACGCACCTCACGCCCGGGCCGGAGCGCAGGCGCGTGCAGGAGAGGTTGGCGCGCTCCGCGTTCGGCTCCACGCGCACCACGGCGGTGAAGGTGGCGAAGGCCGGCGTCACCTGCAGCGTCGGAGGCAGCGCGCAGTCGGAGCCCTCCGCGCGGGACAGCGCGAGGTCCACCACGTTCTCCCGGAAGACGAACGCGGTGGGCGCGGCGCTGTAGGCATACGCGGCATCATCCCAGGCCCAGCCAGGGCCGAAGCCGACGTCCATGTCCTCCGCGCCGCGCACGCGCACCTGGCCCTTCCACTGGCGCACCCCGCGCGAGTGGAGCGCGTCCGCGACCTGCTCACACGCCGTCGCCGTCTCCGGGAATCTCCATGAGCCGAGCGACGGGTCTCCCGAGGGCTCCACGACGAGGTCCCCCAGGAACAGCCCCTCCACCAGCGAGCCCTCCATGGAGACGGGCGTCTGGAAGCGGAAGTCCGGCCCCAGCGCGGAGAGCACCGAGGCGGTGGAGACGACCTTCATGGTGGACGCGGGCAGGAGGCGCACGTGCTCGCGGTGCGCATACAGGGGCTCGCCGGTGGTCGCGTCCAGCACGTAGGCGCTGGCGAGTGCTCCCTCGTCCTCAAGTGTGGCGAACAGGCCCTGGGCCACCGCGTCCACGGAGGAGGGAGCCTGCGGCGGTGGTTGGGTGTGACGGCAGCCGGAGTGCAGGGCGGTGGCGGCCAGGAGCAGGGAGAGGGGCAGGGCGCGGCTCATCACGGCGCCACGCTAACGCCCGCGCCCCTGGGTGTCATGTGACGGGTGATGCAGGCCCGGGTGATGCGCCACCCCGTCCGTCCGGTATGCGACCCGGCCCCGCGCGACGCGCTACGCTGCGCGCACTCGTCCTTGGATGGTCTCGCATGACACCCGCCTTGTTGTTGTCGCTGCTCCTGTCCCAATCAGAAGCACCTTCGCTGCACTACACCGCCTTCCTGGAGGAGGAGGCCGGGCCGCGCACGTTGGAGAGCTATGACTTCACGAAGTGGGAGCCCGCCGAGAAGAAGGTGAACCTCTTCGTCGGCGTGGACGAAGCGAACCTGCGGCAGACGCCCTCCGCGGATGCGCCGGTGGTCACCACGCTGCCCCTGGGCGCGGCGGTGCGCGTCGTCTCCCGAGGCAAGGACCGCCTGAAGGTGGGGGAGTACGTCAACCACTGGTACTCGGTGGAGTACACGAAGGACAAAGAGACCTTCAAAGGCTGGCTCTTCGGCAACACGCTCACGCCGTTCCGCTTCGAGGCGGACTTCGACGGTGACGGTGAGAAGGAGGTCGCCACCGTGGTGATGAGCAACGACTTCAAGATTCGCATCCGCTTCCTGGAGCCGAAGGCGAAGCCCTCGCGGCGGGTCACCAGCGTGGACGTCATGCCCGCGGGGCAGAGCTATCTCAATGTCGACGGCGGGCCGGTGGTGGCGAAGCTCATCCCCGCGAAGGTGGCGGGTGTCACCCTGTTGCAGGTGGACTCCAAGCCCGAGGCCTGCAGCGACTACAAGACCAGCTACGTGACCTACCTGGTGCCCGAGAACAAGCCGGGCGTGCTGGGCAAGGCGGAGAACGCGCTCGACGTGTCGGGCTTGTCGGACCCGCCCAACGTCTCCTCGTACGAGGTCACCTTCCAGGCGGGCGCGAAGGAGCTCACGGTGGTGCACAGCCGGACCGAGGATGACGGCTCCGGCAAGGAGCGGAAGTCGAAGGAGCGCCAGCGCTTCGTCCTCCGCGGCGGAGTCTACGCGGAGCTCACGGCCGAGCCGCCCGCCACGGCCGAGACGCAGCCGTAGCGGGACTCGGGCCTGGGGCTACCCGGGCCAGGGCGACAGCTTCTCGCGCTCGTACTTCTGGAGCAGCGCGTGGGTGGCGCGCGCGGCGGTCTCCACCTCCGCTCGGCCGAGCCCCTTGGGAAGGTCGGCGATGAGGGTGGGGAACGCGCCGTCGAAGACGAGCAGGTTCTCCAGCTCCAGCGGGTCGTTCTTCAGGTCATAGAGCTCCCACTGGTCGGCGTGAGTCCCCGACGGGTCCCACGTCCTCGCCAGCTTCCAGCGCGGCGTGCGGACGCACCGGACGTGGTTGGGCTGGCACACCGCGCCCGACGCGAGGAAGGGCACCTTGCCCGCGCGCGTGGAGCCCTCGCGCAGCGCCTCGACGGCGCGGACGAACACGGAGAACAGGGCCTCGTCGTGTTCCTGGTGCGGGTCGCCGTTGGGCGGCAGCGGCTCGGTGATTTCGTCGTCGGTGACGAAGAGCACGCCCTCGCGTGTGCTGCCATCGGGCTCCGTGACGGTGCTCGTCTCGCCGCGCGCGAGCGGGCTCAGGTCCGCGCCGACGAAGGGCGGCACGGGGCGGTGCAGGCGCAGCTCGGTGCGAATCTCCGCCACTTCGCCACGGGAGATGCCGGCGAGTCCGAGCAGCGTGGGGAGCACGTCCACGTGGCTGGTGAGGGCGTCAATCTGTCGCGTCTTCGGAGGTGACTCCTTCGTCGGGAAGCGCACGACCAGCGGCACGTGGAGCGCCTCCTGATAGGCCGTGTGCCACTTCTCCATCATGT
This window contains:
- a CDS encoding alanine racemase, producing MRGMENASLAALMTPAALVDLDRVESNLQRVSRYTREHGLHWRPHTKTHKTAELTALQLAAGAVGATVATPREAEVMATVTPDILFAYPPVGTARLAKLLSLPPRTKLTVALDSLESLAALSRAAQQAGRDIGVLVELDLGMRRVGVKTPEQAVALARAIAASPSMTWRGVIFYPGHVRAPLHQQDEAVREQNTRLGAFLEVLEREQLKPEVVSGGSTPMLWRSHEVKGLTEIRPGINVLNDRNTASLGACAWDDCAFSVLATVVSTAVPGQVVIDAGSKALAKEEGLAPEGGYGALLDQPDVIVRNVSEEHGLLDVSATSWRPRVGDLVRVVPNHVCAAVNLHERLHVLRGGTVTDTWAVAARSW
- a CDS encoding styrene monooxygenase/indole monooxygenase family protein yields the protein MASIGIVGAGTAGLHLGLKLLAQGIPVTLYTEQEPDAVRTGRLLNTVTHHAPTRAREREVWVDFWGVPELAMKRLAIHVQAPQPFSVHGQLSEPSLCVDYRVYQPRLAEAFAERGGRLEVLPVDAVMLEKLASRHTLMVVATGRHGLTGLFPRIPELSPHTKPPRVLFAALLKGLRMPQPTSMHTNLIPGQGEVFESQIITRHGRVPSTLIEAIPGTELAALISRKRDDDPAAFDASLLEVMRRFAPATYERIDPTEFGVRGPLDFLQGGFTPAVRRAWAPLGEGRFVMAVGDTHVTNDPVAGQGANGASASAFTLAHAITDALLAERPFDEAFCRDTDARMWAAVAPTTHWSNALLEPPPPHLIDLLVAASRDTLVADAFVSDMMVPERILPVCASPEATAAYVAQARTPRADVLAARGALGWDTGTRIRPLAG
- a CDS encoding SH3 domain-containing protein, which encodes MTPALLLSLLLSQSEAPSLHYTAFLEEEAGPRTLESYDFTKWEPAEKKVNLFVGVDEANLRQTPSADAPVVTTLPLGAAVRVVSRGKDRLKVGEYVNHWYSVEYTKDKETFKGWLFGNTLTPFRFEADFDGDGEKEVATVVMSNDFKIRIRFLEPKAKPSRRVTSVDVMPAGQSYLNVDGGPVVAKLIPAKVAGVTLLQVDSKPEACSDYKTSYVTYLVPENKPGVLGKAENALDVSGLSDPPNVSSYEVTFQAGAKELTVVHSRTEDDGSGKERKSKERQRFVLRGGVYAELTAEPPATAETQP
- the dacB gene encoding D-alanyl-D-alanine carboxypeptidase/D-alanyl-D-alanine endopeptidase, yielding MSRALPLSLLLAATALHSGCRHTQPPPQAPSSVDAVAQGLFATLEDEGALASAYVLDATTGEPLYAHREHVRLLPASTMKVVSTASVLSALGPDFRFQTPVSMEGSLVEGLFLGDLVVEPSGDPSLGSWRFPETATACEQVADALHSRGVRQWKGQVRVRGAEDMDVGFGPGWAWDDAAYAYSAAPTAFVFRENVVDLALSRAEGSDCALPPTLQVTPAFATFTAVVRVEPNAERANLSCTRLRSGPGVRCVWRSSATQCPRSATVKLSVDEPQVLFAACVEEALTKRGVPRLPFTLEAPGPLRPPTPEPLVTLVSPPLSELVKVTNKQSLNLYAERLGLRFARERGGLEGYSALSTALAQELTRRGIPARDLRPVDGSGLSRYNLATARGLARVIFTSLREPYGAALVDSLPIAGVDGTLATRPVTPLTAGRIRAKTGTLSGQKCFTGVVDRPGDPAHPRVVFALMLGNMDDGTSLPANEAFDRFAAALVELPLRAP
- a CDS encoding prolyl oligopeptidase family serine peptidase — protein: MKLTTALAAATLLLPLASPAAGKGPSKPPVTAKKEVVDTYHDTQVQDPYQWLEASDDASVKQWNDAQNAHTRAILDKLPGREPLRQRITQLLTWKSPGYGKLTEAGGTLFAGKFQPPRQQPFVVVLDSVDDTSKERVLLDPMVLDPAGHTTIDFFVPTRDGKKLAVSLSKKGTESGDVVIYDVATGKQLPGELVPRVNGGTAGGGVAWNADGTGFFYTRYPRGEERAPEDRDFFQQVYFHKLGTPTEKDTYALGKDFPRIAMTDLESSPDGKYTSALVANGDGGEFMLFLHGPEGKWTQVTKFADKVIGSQFGHDGNLYLLSRQDAPRGKVLRLPLATPSLDKATVLVPEGQASIQGVYAAKTRLYINEQLGGPSQVRMVDLTGKDLGLVPTPPVSSVGGLVSAGGDDVYFSNVSFVQPQAWYRFSVKDGQVAKTALARTSPLDVSDVEVIRTEATSKDGTKVPLTILKKKGTPLNGNNPALLTGYGGFNISISPGFNPLAGLWLEQGGVFAVANLRGGSEFGEKWHAEGSLTKKQNVFDDFYACAKLLVEKKYTQPKKLAIQGGSNGGLLMGAVVTQHPEAYGAVVARVGLYDMLRSERTSNGQFNVTEYGTVKDPEQFKALLAYSPVHNVKDGAKYPPVLFTSGANDPRVDPFHSRKMVARMQAATSGKGPILLRADAETGHGSGTPLSARIEEEVDAYSFIFSQLGVKYLPPAKNLPAPAQK